A single region of the Bacillota bacterium genome encodes:
- a CDS encoding N-acetyltransferase yields MRGTIRKARTADVPAMQRLVNYYADRGEMLHRSLAQFYENLRDFFVVEEGDEVVGCVALHVLWRDLAEIKSLAVAEQAQGKGYGKQLVLECLREAPLIGVERVFALTYKPKFFEKLGFRVCDRAELPRKVWTECVHCPKFYDCQEVAVIIEVYPPK; encoded by the coding sequence ATGAGGGGCACTATACGGAAGGCGCGCACGGCGGACGTTCCGGCGATGCAACGCCTTGTCAACTATTATGCAGACCGTGGGGAGATGCTACACCGCTCGCTGGCGCAGTTCTATGAAAACCTGCGCGACTTCTTCGTGGTGGAAGAAGGTGACGAGGTGGTGGGCTGTGTGGCGCTTCATGTGCTATGGCGCGACCTGGCGGAGATTAAATCACTGGCGGTTGCCGAACAGGCTCAGGGAAAAGGCTACGGCAAGCAGCTGGTGCTGGAATGCCTGCGAGAGGCTCCTCTCATCGGCGTCGAGCGGGTGTTCGCACTCACCTACAAACCGAAGTTTTTCGAGAAACTGGGGTTCCGCGTGTGCGACCGCGCCGAGCTACCCCGCAAAGTGTGGACGGAATGCGTACACTGCCCCAAGTTCTACGACTGTCAGGAGGTGGCAGTGATTATCGAGGTGTATCCTCCGAAATAG
- the rseP gene encoding RIP metalloprotease RseP, translated as MEYQVLQTLFYFLLTIGILVVAHEFGHFIVAKWCGMRVEEFAVGFGPKWIVLARRGDTEYTIRPIPLGGFVRIAGMDSHEETPPPGTFFSKPIWQRNAVVLAGPVMSLLLGYAIFSIMGMTVGLDIGKPMNRVAQVLPGTEAERMGLKMGDVIVEINKEPIRDGEHMMKVIHSSPGKRLFVRVKRDNQYVLLSGTPKEYEVEEVKDGKKVIRKEGRLGFIPGFEVKRLSPWESLVAGTRITKNLIMAIPEHLFTKNVKDNVGGPVAIVQMTHVAAKEGLHRVLSFMAALSISLGILNLFPIPILDGGHLVLYFIEWLRRGRRLTAKQQMAVQMVGLAILLSILVLVTANDINRLIAGKFPQ; from the coding sequence TTGGAATACCAGGTGTTACAGACCCTGTTCTATTTTCTACTCACAATCGGTATACTCGTTGTCGCACATGAGTTCGGTCATTTTATTGTTGCGAAATGGTGCGGGATGCGCGTGGAAGAGTTCGCTGTCGGGTTTGGTCCCAAGTGGATTGTACTGGCACGCAGAGGTGACACCGAGTACACCATCCGCCCGATCCCACTGGGAGGCTTCGTGCGTATCGCCGGCATGGACTCACACGAAGAGACCCCGCCTCCGGGCACCTTCTTCTCCAAACCGATATGGCAGCGCAACGCAGTGGTGCTTGCCGGTCCTGTAATGAGCTTGCTGCTGGGTTATGCTATCTTCTCCATCATGGGCATGACGGTGGGGCTGGACATCGGTAAGCCCATGAACCGTGTCGCACAGGTTCTGCCCGGCACCGAAGCGGAACGCATGGGGTTGAAAATGGGCGACGTGATCGTGGAGATTAACAAGGAACCCATCCGCGACGGCGAACACATGATGAAAGTGATTCACAGCAGCCCCGGCAAGCGGTTGTTTGTGCGCGTCAAGCGTGATAACCAGTACGTCCTGCTCAGCGGTACCCCGAAGGAGTACGAGGTCGAAGAGGTCAAGGACGGCAAAAAGGTCATTCGCAAAGAGGGGCGGTTGGGATTTATACCCGGCTTCGAGGTCAAACGGCTGTCGCCCTGGGAGTCGCTGGTGGCAGGGACACGCATCACCAAAAACCTCATCATGGCGATTCCCGAACACCTTTTCACCAAGAACGTCAAGGACAACGTGGGTGGCCCGGTGGCAATCGTGCAGATGACGCACGTTGCCGCGAAAGAGGGGCTGCACCGTGTGCTCAGCTTCATGGCGGCTCTGAGTATCAGTCTGGGCATACTGAACCTCTTTCCCATCCCGATTCTGGATGGAGGACACCTGGTGCTTTACTTCATTGAATGGCTGCGCAGAGGGCGTCGTCTCACTGCCAAACAGCAGATGGCGGTGCAGATGGTCGGGCTGGCTATCCTGCTCTCCATTCTGGTACTGGTCACCGCCAACGACATCAACCGCCTGATTGCAGGGAAGTTCCCACAGTAG
- a CDS encoding 1-deoxy-D-xylulose-5-phosphate reductoisomerase → MKRIAVLGSTGSIGTQCLDVVARLTDRIRVIALAAHRDHERLWQQAHQFGVRHVALADEQAASALRARQPDWYVYAGDEGLQAIATLPEVDTVVVGVAGVCGLAATVAALRAGKSIALASKEVLVAAGESVMSLAKQHGVPVVPIDSEHSAVFQCLQGERPDSVHRILLTASGGALRDLPLEELPFVTPERALQHPTWQMGAKITIDSATLMNKGLEIIEAHWLFGVPADRIQVVLHPQSIVHALVELQDGSVLAQLGLPDMRLPIQYALLYPERVDTHLPRLNLTEVGMLTFCEPDLRRYPALRVARDALAAGGTMPAAMNAANEVAVARFLRGEIAFTDIIQCVRDVMEKHQPQPATLEAVREVDLWAREQARLWKSP, encoded by the coding sequence ATGAAGCGGATAGCCGTTCTCGGAAGCACTGGTTCTATTGGCACACAATGTCTGGATGTGGTAGCGCGCCTGACCGACCGCATTCGGGTGATAGCCCTTGCCGCCCACCGCGACCACGAACGCCTGTGGCAACAGGCTCATCAGTTTGGCGTGCGGCACGTCGCCCTCGCTGACGAGCAGGCAGCTTCTGCCCTGCGCGCGCGCCAACCCGACTGGTACGTCTACGCCGGCGACGAAGGCTTGCAAGCAATCGCCACACTGCCCGAGGTGGACACTGTGGTCGTGGGAGTGGCTGGAGTCTGCGGGCTGGCGGCGACGGTTGCTGCGTTGCGTGCAGGTAAAAGCATCGCGCTGGCAAGCAAAGAGGTACTGGTTGCGGCGGGAGAGAGCGTGATGTCGCTGGCGAAACAGCATGGTGTGCCTGTAGTGCCTATCGACAGTGAGCACTCCGCCGTGTTCCAGTGCCTTCAGGGCGAGCGACCTGACTCGGTGCACCGAATCCTGCTGACCGCTTCTGGCGGCGCACTGCGCGATCTCCCCCTTGAAGAACTGCCCTTCGTCACCCCAGAGCGTGCCCTGCAGCATCCCACGTGGCAGATGGGAGCCAAAATCACGATCGACAGCGCCACGCTGATGAATAAAGGACTGGAGATTATCGAAGCGCACTGGCTTTTTGGGGTGCCCGCCGACAGGATACAGGTCGTGCTGCATCCGCAAAGCATCGTGCACGCGCTGGTGGAACTGCAGGATGGCTCGGTGCTGGCGCAGCTGGGTTTACCGGATATGCGCTTGCCTATTCAGTATGCCCTGCTCTACCCCGAAAGGGTGGATACTCACCTGCCCCGCTTGAACCTGACCGAGGTCGGTATGCTCACGTTCTGCGAACCCGACCTGCGCCGATACCCCGCGCTGCGGGTGGCGCGCGACGCACTGGCAGCAGGAGGCACCATGCCCGCCGCCATGAACGCCGCCAACGAGGTGGCTGTCGCTCGATTCCTGCGGGGAGAAATCGCTTTTACCGACATTATACAGTGTGTGCGCGACGTGATGGAAAAGCATCAGCCTCAACCCGCGACGCTGGAAGCCGTGCGAGAGGTGGACCTGTGGGCGCGGGAACAAGCACGCCTCTGGAAAAGTCCATAA
- a CDS encoding isoprenyl transferase, with protein METLSSQADTDEQSVAVVKAREAGVDFSRLPEHIAIIMDGNGRWAVQRGLPRLVGHRQGYRTVRRVVKDCADLGVRMLTLYTFSTENWRRPPDETSGLMALIEEAARQELRQMYINGIQVRVIGRLHELPASLQEELRRGMEITAQNDRLILNLAINYGGRAEIVDAVRAIAERVRRGELQPEEIDESTIRAHLYAPDMPDPSLIIRTAGEMRVSNFLVWQTAYSELWVTPTLWPDFRTEHLIEAIVSYQHRVRKFGGILDEG; from the coding sequence ATGGAAACCCTCTCCTCACAGGCTGATACGGACGAACAGTCCGTGGCTGTCGTCAAAGCGCGAGAGGCAGGAGTGGATTTTTCGCGACTGCCCGAGCATATCGCTATCATCATGGACGGCAACGGTCGCTGGGCGGTACAGCGCGGTCTGCCCCGTCTGGTCGGGCACCGTCAGGGCTATCGAACGGTGCGTCGCGTGGTCAAGGACTGCGCCGACCTCGGCGTGAGGATGTTGACCCTGTACACCTTTAGCACCGAGAACTGGCGTCGCCCGCCGGACGAGACCAGCGGTTTGATGGCTTTGATTGAAGAAGCGGCGCGTCAGGAACTGCGCCAGATGTACATCAACGGTATTCAGGTGCGCGTCATTGGGCGTCTGCATGAGCTGCCCGCCAGCCTTCAGGAAGAACTGCGCCGCGGCATGGAGATTACCGCACAGAACGACCGCCTTATCCTGAACCTCGCCATTAACTACGGCGGACGAGCGGAGATTGTAGACGCCGTGCGTGCCATCGCCGAGCGCGTCCGACGGGGTGAGTTACAGCCCGAAGAGATCGATGAATCCACCATTCGGGCGCACCTGTACGCACCGGATATGCCGGACCCCAGCCTGATTATCCGTACCGCGGGTGAAATGCGCGTCAGTAACTTTCTTGTGTGGCAAACCGCCTACTCGGAACTGTGGGTAACCCCCACCCTCTGGCCCGACTTCCGCACAGAACATCTCATCGAAGCCATCGTGAGCTACCAGCACCGCGTACGGAAGTTCGGCGGCATTCTGGATGAGGGATGA
- the frr gene encoding ribosome recycling factor produces MIEDLLKEAEHKMEKTVEKAAHEFATIRTGRANPAILEHVMVDYYGTPTPINHIASITVPEPRLLLIQPYDKNSLPWIEKAILKSDLNLVPNNDGQFIRIRIPELTEERRKELIKLLHKKAEEERVAIRNVRREVNEHLKALEKKGEVSEDDVKRAEQQVQKLTDKYIAEIDRLQKAKEEELMEV; encoded by the coding sequence ATGATTGAGGATTTGCTTAAGGAAGCCGAACACAAAATGGAGAAAACGGTGGAAAAAGCGGCGCACGAGTTCGCCACCATTCGGACAGGTCGTGCCAACCCGGCGATACTGGAACACGTGATGGTGGACTACTACGGTACTCCCACTCCCATCAACCATATTGCCAGCATCACCGTACCCGAGCCGCGTCTGTTGCTGATCCAGCCGTACGACAAAAACAGCCTGCCGTGGATCGAGAAAGCGATCCTGAAATCCGACCTGAACCTGGTACCCAACAACGACGGACAGTTCATCCGCATCCGCATCCCTGAGCTGACCGAAGAAAGACGCAAGGAGCTCATCAAACTGTTGCACAAGAAAGCGGAAGAGGAGCGCGTGGCAATACGCAATGTACGCCGTGAAGTCAACGAGCATCTCAAGGCGTTAGAAAAGAAGGGCGAAGTGTCGGAAGACGATGTGAAACGCGCCGAGCAACAGGTTCAGAAGTTGACCGATAAGTATATTGCCGAAATCGACCGCCTGCAGAAGGCGAAAGAGGAAGAGCTGATGGAGGTATAA
- the pyrH gene encoding UMP kinase: MRAETSTPQPRWQRVLLKLSGEAFAGERGSGLDYTVIGSLAQQIVDAHQLGVEIAVVIGGGNIIRGQHAAQAGIDRATADYMGMLATVINALALQDAIEQLGVPTRVQTAIQMFQVAEPFIRRRAIRHLEKGRVVILAAGTGNPYFTTDTAAALRALEIHAQAFLKATNVDGVYDSDPKRDPNAKRFSYITYSEAITRQLRVMDLTALTLCMENRLPIVVFNIARPGNVVRAILGEDIGTLVGGEEK, from the coding sequence ATGAGGGCGGAAACATCCACACCTCAACCCCGCTGGCAACGGGTGCTTCTCAAGCTCTCCGGCGAGGCATTTGCCGGAGAGCGGGGAAGCGGACTGGACTACACGGTGATCGGCTCTCTGGCACAGCAGATTGTGGATGCACACCAGCTGGGTGTGGAAATCGCGGTCGTTATCGGCGGCGGTAATATCATTCGAGGGCAACACGCGGCGCAGGCGGGCATCGATCGCGCTACCGCCGACTATATGGGCATGCTCGCTACCGTCATTAACGCGCTCGCCCTGCAGGATGCCATCGAGCAGCTGGGCGTGCCGACCCGCGTGCAGACCGCCATCCAGATGTTTCAGGTTGCCGAGCCTTTCATCCGCCGCCGCGCCATCCGCCACCTCGAAAAGGGGCGCGTGGTCATCCTTGCCGCCGGAACCGGCAACCCCTACTTCACCACGGATACTGCCGCGGCACTGCGCGCGCTGGAAATCCATGCACAGGCTTTCCTGAAGGCAACGAATGTAGACGGGGTTTACGATTCCGACCCCAAACGCGACCCAAACGCGAAGCGATTCTCGTATATTACATATAGTGAAGCCATCACACGTCAGCTGCGCGTGATGGACCTGACTGCGCTGACTCTGTGCATGGAAAACCGTCTGCCGATTGTAGTTTTTAACATCGCCCGTCCGGGCAACGTCGTACGAGCCATTCTGGGCGAAGACATTGGCACTCTGGTAGGAGGAGAGGAAAAATGA
- the tsf gene encoding translation elongation factor Ts produces the protein MEITAQMVKELREQTGAGMMECKQALIEAQGDMERARLILREKGAAAAVKRESRQASEGVVVAAVSPDRRRGALLELNAETDFVARNDEFQSLAKELVQQLVDTGFEGSLEEFLQQPSQVAPDRTVRQRVEDLVARIREKIVIGRIATFSTDSTGCVDTYIHLGGKIGVMVELKAATEAGAQHPETLHLAREIGMQIAFGNPGYLTREEVPQQLIDEEREVQKQRALNEGKPAQAIDKIVEGRLSKFFEQICLLDQGYIRDEKKSVKQVIDEFSKAVGESLTVKRWVRFRVGESSGS, from the coding sequence GTGGAAATCACAGCACAAATGGTCAAGGAACTGCGCGAACAGACTGGCGCAGGTATGATGGAATGCAAACAGGCTCTGATTGAAGCTCAGGGCGACATGGAGCGCGCCCGGCTGATTTTGCGCGAGAAGGGCGCCGCCGCAGCAGTAAAGCGCGAATCGCGGCAGGCATCTGAAGGCGTGGTGGTCGCTGCGGTAAGCCCCGACCGCCGACGTGGCGCGCTTCTGGAGCTGAACGCCGAAACCGACTTCGTCGCCCGCAACGACGAATTCCAGTCGTTGGCGAAGGAACTGGTGCAACAGCTGGTGGATACGGGCTTCGAGGGTTCGCTGGAGGAGTTCCTCCAACAACCCAGCCAGGTCGCGCCAGACCGCACCGTGCGCCAGCGCGTGGAGGACCTGGTGGCGCGTATTCGTGAAAAGATTGTCATCGGACGCATAGCCACCTTCAGCACCGATAGCACCGGCTGCGTGGATACCTACATCCATCTCGGCGGTAAAATCGGTGTGATGGTGGAGTTGAAAGCGGCTACCGAAGCGGGCGCTCAGCACCCCGAAACGCTGCACCTCGCACGCGAGATCGGGATGCAAATCGCTTTCGGCAACCCGGGATATCTGACACGCGAAGAGGTACCCCAGCAGCTGATAGACGAAGAACGTGAAGTGCAAAAACAGCGTGCCCTGAACGAAGGTAAGCCGGCTCAGGCGATAGACAAAATCGTGGAAGGACGTCTGAGCAAGTTCTTCGAGCAAATCTGCCTGCTGGACCAGGGCTACATCCGCGACGAGAAGAAATCGGTCAAGCAGGTCATCGACGAGTTCTCGAAGGCGGTAGGTGAGTCGTTAACGGTGAAGCGATGGGTGCGCTTCCGTGTCGGTGAGAGTAGCGGGTCGTAA
- the rpsB gene encoding 30S ribosomal protein S2, with the protein MATVTMKELLEAGVHFGHHTRRWNPKMKRYIYGARNGIYIIDLHQTLQLFEQAQAFVQEVVQNGGHILFVGTKKQAQEAVREAAERSRQFYVNKRWLGGMLTNWRTIQERIKRLNDLEKMEADGTLERLPKKEAAKLREEKEKLNSVLAGIKDMPGLPHAVFIVDLKKEHIAVQEAHRLEIPIIAIVDTNCDPDEVDYVIPGNDDAIRAIKLLCSRIADAIVEVKAVEWQGAEVVEAAEEAEEAEGEEKPEEGEAIYEEAIETEAEEVEEEEKDILVRPGEDDEYARMYEEYSEFEEEETVERQRTRRTQED; encoded by the coding sequence TTGGCTACGGTCACCATGAAAGAGCTCCTGGAAGCAGGAGTTCATTTCGGTCATCACACCCGCCGCTGGAACCCCAAGATGAAGCGCTATATCTATGGCGCGCGGAACGGCATCTACATCATTGACCTGCACCAGACGCTTCAGCTGTTCGAACAGGCGCAGGCGTTCGTGCAGGAGGTGGTACAAAACGGCGGGCACATCCTGTTCGTAGGCACCAAGAAGCAGGCGCAGGAAGCGGTGCGCGAAGCCGCCGAACGCAGCCGACAGTTTTACGTCAACAAGCGCTGGCTGGGCGGGATGTTGACCAACTGGAGAACCATTCAGGAACGCATCAAACGCCTTAACGACCTCGAAAAGATGGAGGCGGACGGCACGCTGGAGCGCCTGCCCAAAAAGGAAGCCGCCAAGCTGCGCGAAGAGAAAGAAAAGCTGAACTCGGTACTGGCTGGCATTAAGGATATGCCGGGGCTACCGCACGCCGTGTTCATCGTCGATCTTAAGAAAGAGCACATCGCCGTGCAAGAGGCGCACCGGCTGGAAATCCCCATCATCGCCATCGTCGACACCAACTGCGACCCCGACGAGGTGGATTACGTGATTCCGGGCAACGATGACGCCATCCGAGCCATTAAGCTGCTTTGCAGCCGCATCGCCGACGCTATCGTCGAGGTGAAGGCAGTCGAGTGGCAGGGCGCGGAAGTGGTGGAAGCTGCCGAAGAGGCTGAGGAAGCGGAAGGCGAAGAGAAACCCGAAGAAGGCGAAGCCATCTACGAAGAAGCAATAGAAACGGAAGCCGAGGAGGTTGAGGAAGAAGAAAAAGATATCCTGGTTCGACCCGGCGAGGACGACGAATACGCCAGGATGTACGAGGAATACAGCGAGTTCGAAGAAGAGGAAACGGTCGAACGTCAGCGCACACGACGAACACAGGAGGACTAG
- a CDS encoding phytanoyl-CoA dioxygenase family protein, protein MKVQMGVRELELGSQYLGELRDCNALMGNVQALRERMAEDGYLLIRRFHDPERVKAARRVLLENLAANGQIDTRYPLDEGVIAEGARGAFLGGAKAVTHTPEFLAVVESPEVMQFFTDFLGAPAITFNYKWLRAVGKGEFTGAHYDIVYMGRGTTNLYTVWTPLGDVPLEKGPLAILEGSHRLEKLKETYGRVDVDRDRLQGWFSNDPVEMVDKFGGRWLTTEFEAGDAIIFGMFTMHGSLNNVTNTYRLSCDTRYQRADEPADERWIGENPKGHEVHGKEALESIQEARKRWGL, encoded by the coding sequence ATGAAAGTGCAAATGGGTGTTCGCGAACTGGAGCTGGGTAGCCAATATCTGGGCGAACTACGCGATTGCAACGCACTCATGGGGAATGTTCAAGCTTTGCGCGAGCGCATGGCAGAGGATGGTTACCTGCTCATCCGCCGCTTCCATGATCCAGAGCGGGTGAAAGCGGCGCGACGTGTGCTTCTGGAAAACCTCGCTGCGAACGGACAGATCGACACGCGCTACCCACTGGACGAGGGGGTCATCGCCGAGGGGGCACGCGGGGCGTTCCTCGGCGGGGCAAAGGCGGTAACACATACGCCGGAGTTCCTGGCAGTCGTCGAATCTCCAGAAGTCATGCAGTTCTTCACCGACTTTCTGGGCGCGCCGGCAATCACCTTTAACTACAAGTGGCTCCGTGCGGTGGGTAAGGGCGAGTTTACCGGTGCCCACTACGATATCGTCTACATGGGCAGAGGAACTACCAATCTGTACACCGTCTGGACTCCTCTGGGCGATGTGCCACTCGAAAAGGGACCGCTTGCCATTCTGGAGGGGTCGCACCGACTCGAAAAGCTGAAAGAGACTTACGGACGGGTGGACGTCGACCGCGACAGGCTGCAAGGCTGGTTCTCCAATGACCCTGTCGAGATGGTGGACAAGTTTGGTGGACGATGGCTAACCACCGAGTTTGAGGCGGGCGACGCCATCATTTTCGGCATGTTTACCATGCACGGTTCGCTGAATAACGTCACCAACACGTATCGCCTGAGTTGCGACACCCGTTACCAGCGCGCGGACGAGCCTGCAGATGAACGGTGGATTGGCGAGAACCCGAAAGGGCATGAAGTGCATGGCAAGGAAGCCCTTGAGTCCATTCAGGAAGCGCGAAAACGCTGGGGGTTGTAG
- a CDS encoding PmoA family protein: MGNPFCNTTTGRWTALSATRRCLPKTVSTRARAVTTSIPSTGKQAWAGAFGVFPGAKETGGLLIFPHAENPHHPPDWVEYPDLNWIQPTFPAAGVRYELKPGKPLTLRYRLWVWNGEEPPQDVWQAHWNAYHLAVTGGET, encoded by the coding sequence ATGGGAAACCCGTTTTGCAATACAACTACTGGACGGTGGACCGCCCTGAGCGCCACGCGCAGGTGTCTCCCGAAAACCGTATCTACTCGCGCCCGCGCAGTAACTACATCCATCCCCTCTACAGGCAAGCAGGCGTGGGCAGGTGCGTTTGGCGTCTTTCCGGGGGCGAAGGAGACAGGCGGACTGCTTATCTTCCCACATGCGGAGAACCCCCACCATCCGCCTGACTGGGTGGAGTATCCTGACCTGAACTGGATACAGCCCACGTTTCCTGCAGCGGGGGTGCGCTACGAGTTGAAGCCGGGCAAGCCGCTGACGTTGCGCTACAGGTTATGGGTCTGGAACGGCGAGGAACCGCCACAGGATGTGTGGCAGGCGCACTGGAATGCCTATCATCTGGCAGTCACAGGAGGAGAAACATGA
- a CDS encoding NADH-quinone oxidoreductase subunit A produces MLNTYIPVLVLAVLAAVLAVGMVVLSFLLGPKRPDARKVSAYECGVTPVGSARERFPVKFFLVAMLFIIFDVETIFLYPWAVIFKDAPKSVQLFNLMEMGVFIAILFVGYFYMLGTRALEWEESERAQPRRVNLSAVAQRLDATATSREEVALPN; encoded by the coding sequence ATGCTTAACACGTATATCCCTGTGCTGGTTTTAGCAGTGCTGGCAGCGGTGTTGGCTGTGGGCATGGTGGTGCTTTCTTTCCTGCTGGGTCCGAAGCGACCGGACGCCCGCAAAGTGTCTGCCTACGAGTGTGGCGTGACCCCTGTCGGCTCCGCACGCGAGCGGTTCCCCGTGAAGTTCTTTCTGGTGGCGATGTTATTCATTATTTTCGACGTGGAGACCATCTTCCTCTATCCATGGGCGGTTATCTTCAAGGACGCGCCGAAATCGGTGCAGCTGTTTAACCTGATGGAGATGGGCGTCTTTATCGCTATTCTTTTCGTCGGCTACTTCTACATGCTGGGCACGCGCGCGCTGGAGTGGGAAGAGTCCGAGCGGGCGCAACCGCGGCGCGTGAATCTCAGCGCAGTCGCCCAGCGACTGGACGCCACTGCGACCTCGCGGGAGGAAGTGGCGTTGCCCAATTGA
- a CDS encoding NADH-quinone oxidoreductase subunit C — translation MTERTDVLLLRERFPQAIQEVYSFRGDTWVVVDKAYLLEVCRFLRDDPELSYRFLSDVVGIDQLGRREPRFEVVYNLYSFRTFTRLFLKVRVNENETIPSVTGIYPGANFPEREVYDMFGIVFEGHPDLRRILMPDDWVGHPLRKDFPLGGEEVVFDRGTLGPSIAEVQTPHPGESFFGKTGLSSRE, via the coding sequence ATGACCGAGCGGACAGACGTGTTGCTTCTTCGGGAGCGGTTCCCGCAGGCGATACAGGAGGTATATTCCTTCCGCGGCGATACGTGGGTGGTTGTAGACAAAGCCTATCTGTTGGAAGTCTGTCGCTTTTTGCGCGATGACCCCGAACTCAGCTATCGGTTTCTCTCCGACGTAGTGGGTATTGACCAGCTGGGCAGGCGCGAGCCGCGCTTCGAAGTGGTATACAACCTGTATTCGTTCCGCACGTTCACGCGGTTGTTTCTGAAGGTGCGTGTGAATGAAAACGAAACCATCCCGTCGGTGACGGGTATCTACCCGGGCGCAAACTTTCCGGAACGTGAAGTGTACGACATGTTTGGCATTGTGTTCGAAGGGCACCCTGACCTGCGGCGCATCCTGATGCCGGATGATTGGGTAGGGCATCCCCTGCGCAAGGACTTTCCGCTGGGCGGTGAAGAGGTGGTCTTCGACCGCGGCACGCTGGGACCGTCTATCGCGGAAGTGCAGACCCCGCATCCCGGAGAGTCCTTCTTTGGGAAAACAGGACTGTCCAGCAGGGAGTAA
- a CDS encoding NADH-quinone oxidoreductase subunit D — protein MSITPEQMEILPGAAEGTMIINMGPQHPSTHGVLRLVVELEGETIVNVVPHIGYLHTGIEKTCEYEQYQKCIPLVERMDYLSAMNNSLAFVLSVEKLLDIEVPPRGVWMRMIFSELQRIASHLVWLGTHALDIGAMTPFFYCFRERERILDMFEHLSGVRMFPSWIQVGGWRADMPEGLLEKIAAFVEDFPSKVDDYEGLLRENPIWIERTRNIGIITVDECIALGINGPILRGSGYAYDIRKANPYLYYDQVEFDIPTGTVGDVYDRFLVRLEEMRQATRIIKQCLERIPEGPVSSDDRKVVPPPREELDNSMESLIHHFKLWTEGFRPPEGEAYVPIEGPKGEIGYYVVSDGSNRPWRVKTRPPCFMNLQALPLMSKGHMVADIVAIIGSIDIVLGEIDR, from the coding sequence ATGAGCATTACGCCAGAGCAGATGGAGATATTACCCGGCGCCGCCGAAGGCACGATGATTATCAATATGGGCCCACAACACCCCAGCACGCACGGGGTGTTGCGACTGGTGGTGGAACTGGAAGGCGAGACCATAGTCAACGTGGTGCCCCACATTGGCTATCTGCATACAGGAATTGAGAAGACCTGCGAATACGAACAGTATCAGAAGTGCATCCCGCTGGTGGAGCGGATGGACTACCTCTCGGCGATGAACAACTCGCTGGCGTTCGTGCTGTCGGTGGAGAAGCTGCTGGACATCGAGGTTCCGCCGCGCGGGGTGTGGATGCGCATGATTTTCAGCGAACTGCAACGCATCGCCAGCCACCTGGTGTGGCTGGGCACGCACGCGCTGGACATCGGCGCGATGACGCCGTTCTTCTACTGCTTCCGCGAGCGCGAACGGATTCTGGACATGTTCGAGCATCTCTCTGGCGTGCGCATGTTCCCGTCGTGGATTCAGGTCGGCGGCTGGCGTGCGGATATGCCAGAGGGTCTGCTGGAGAAAATCGCGGCGTTTGTGGAAGATTTTCCTTCTAAAGTGGACGACTATGAGGGGCTGCTCAGAGAGAACCCGATTTGGATCGAGCGCACGCGCAACATCGGCATCATCACGGTGGACGAGTGTATCGCATTAGGCATCAACGGACCTATCCTGCGCGGCAGCGGTTACGCCTATGACATCCGCAAAGCGAACCCGTATCTCTACTATGACCAGGTGGAGTTCGACATCCCGACAGGTACCGTGGGCGATGTGTATGACCGCTTCCTGGTGCGGCTGGAAGAGATGCGTCAAGCCACGCGCATCATCAAGCAGTGCCTGGAGCGCATCCCGGAGGGACCTGTCAGCAGCGACGACCGCAAGGTGGTTCCACCGCCACGCGAAGAGCTCGACAACAGCATGGAGTCTCTGATTCACCACTTCAAGCTGTGGACGGAGGGCTTTCGTCCACCAGAGGGCGAGGCTTACGTGCCCATCGAGGGACCCAAAGGCGAAATCGGCTACTATGTGGTGAGCGATGGCAGCAACCGCCCGTGGCGGGTCAAAACGCGACCACCTTGCTTCATGAACTTGCAGGCGCTACCGCTGATGAGCAAGGGACACATGGTAGCGGACATCGTGGCAATCATCGGAAGCATCGATATCGTGTTGGGGGAGATCGACCGATGA